In the genome of Rhodothermales bacterium, one region contains:
- a CDS encoding tetratricopeptide repeat protein — translation MRSVIVPVLVALVTSACGPKYDPPLGTGYEYVNQDPRVEYVGRDACKDCHKENYETYVASEMGRSFKKATLSNSDANFADVTPLFDSQNNMFYLPFNRGEELFIMEFRTVGEDTTHKRIEKIDYIVGSGHHTNSHIMDVNGYLFQMPLTWYVQDGRWDLPPGFVDGNRRFDRPIEVECMSCHNGQPEHVANSGNRYRQVPEGIGCERCHGPGKYHVDEMEAGRLVDTTRFIDYSIVTPGRLPADQQFDLCQRCHLQGTAYTVAPSSFLDFRPGTALGDVIKVFQPRYADSLDQFIMASHPDRLRMSDCFRVAREADSGYEPMTCVMCHNPHVGIDSTATTDLYNTVCQNCHSVDRSNLCSEDVEVRAAANDDCWSCHMPISSSKDIPHVTITDHNIRIPEPVRSRSSSDAAEFYQLASLTDANPSARVMAEGYLTHYEQFEHRPYFLDSAAVFMDRALTQHSEVVLVRPLVRLWFLQGEYEKAADLGRRITADSLSDAWTLYRIGESAAKIGNVRQSIRFFERAVAEAPEHLQFRNKLATAYTADRQLPRATELFDALLKDHPKFADAYNNRGFARVLLGDLENAQVDFEKALSLNPDLEPALANLASLFANTNRLDRSRKYLERLIEMDPDNQNYRRLLDIIDSPAEEGISDRQ, via the coding sequence ATGCGCAGCGTTATCGTCCCCGTGCTTGTGGCTCTGGTTACATCAGCATGCGGGCCGAAATACGACCCGCCGCTGGGAACAGGCTACGAGTACGTCAATCAGGACCCGCGCGTTGAGTACGTAGGGCGAGACGCGTGCAAGGATTGCCACAAGGAGAACTACGAAACGTACGTCGCATCCGAGATGGGTCGGTCTTTCAAGAAAGCGACGCTCTCCAACAGCGACGCAAATTTCGCCGACGTAACTCCTCTCTTCGACTCCCAGAACAACATGTTCTACCTCCCCTTCAATCGGGGCGAGGAGCTCTTCATCATGGAGTTTCGGACAGTCGGCGAAGACACGACGCACAAGCGCATCGAGAAGATTGATTACATCGTCGGCTCCGGGCACCATACGAACTCGCACATCATGGACGTGAACGGCTACCTCTTTCAGATGCCGCTCACGTGGTACGTCCAGGACGGCCGGTGGGACCTGCCGCCGGGATTTGTCGACGGCAACAGGAGATTTGATCGACCGATCGAGGTCGAGTGTATGAGTTGCCATAATGGACAGCCGGAGCATGTGGCAAATTCAGGTAATCGATATCGACAAGTACCGGAGGGAATCGGGTGCGAGCGCTGCCATGGACCGGGCAAGTACCACGTAGACGAGATGGAGGCCGGTCGACTTGTGGATACAACCCGGTTTATTGACTACTCAATTGTCACGCCGGGACGGCTTCCGGCGGATCAGCAGTTCGATCTGTGCCAGCGCTGCCACCTGCAGGGAACAGCGTATACGGTGGCGCCATCCTCCTTCCTTGATTTCCGACCCGGAACAGCTCTTGGCGATGTGATCAAGGTCTTCCAACCCAGATATGCTGACTCTCTCGACCAGTTCATCATGGCATCCCACCCGGACCGCCTTCGCATGAGTGACTGCTTTCGAGTCGCCAGAGAAGCTGATTCCGGATACGAGCCCATGACCTGCGTCATGTGCCACAATCCGCACGTCGGCATCGACAGCACGGCAACAACCGATCTGTACAATACCGTTTGCCAGAACTGTCACTCGGTAGATCGCTCCAATCTTTGCTCGGAAGACGTTGAAGTTCGGGCAGCCGCGAACGACGACTGCTGGAGTTGTCACATGCCGATTTCGAGTTCGAAGGACATACCGCACGTGACCATCACCGATCACAATATCCGTATCCCCGAACCGGTTAGATCCAGATCGTCATCGGACGCGGCTGAGTTTTATCAACTCGCCTCGCTTACGGATGCGAACCCGTCGGCCCGCGTCATGGCTGAAGGTTACCTGACGCACTACGAGCAATTCGAACACCGTCCGTATTTCCTGGACTCGGCTGCCGTGTTTATGGATCGCGCACTCACTCAACACTCTGAAGTGGTACTCGTCCGGCCGCTCGTTCGACTCTGGTTTCTTCAGGGCGAATACGAGAAGGCCGCTGATCTGGGTCGCCGAATTACTGCGGATAGCCTGTCGGACGCGTGGACGCTGTATCGCATCGGTGAGTCGGCCGCCAAGATCGGCAATGTGCGGCAGTCCATTCGTTTCTTCGAGCGTGCTGTTGCCGAGGCGCCCGAACATCTTCAGTTCCGAAACAAACTTGCAACCGCGTATACCGCCGACCGTCAGCTGCCCCGTGCGACGGAGCTGTTCGATGCACTGTTGAAGGATCATCCGAAATTTGCCGACGCCTACAACAACCGCGGATTTGCGCGTGTTCTTCTGGGTGACCTGGAGAACGCCCAGGTCGACTTTGAGAAGGCGCTTTCGCTGAACCCGGATCTGGAGCCGGCTCTCGCGAATCTTGCGTCATTGTTCGCGAATACGAATAGACTTGATCGTTCGCGAAAGTATCTGGAACGGCTGATCGAGATGGATCCAGATAATCAGAACTACCGGCGACTGCTGGACATCATTGACAGTCCGGCAGAGGAAGGGATCTCCGACCGCCAGTAG
- a CDS encoding metallophosphoesterase, translated as MAESAHGWQEDAPTSDQEVYRVYLVGDVGAVQTDGTDPVLGTLKKHLELVDERAAVVFLGDNLYCCGLPDSMDPGRADAEARLRAILGAVDHFSGRIVFVPGNHDWNSSRPGGLESVARQERYVESYLNRGDTFLPSDGYPGPAKVKLADGITLLAIDTEWYLTDQAKSFGDDGRNDIRERDDLLTGLAEEIRDEEDERLLIVGHHPLMSNGQHGGHARARDHLFPLTRFWKNAYVPLPLIGTLGVLYVRYLGVSEQDLAHVRYRRLSTALKRIFRDHERLVYAAGHEHSLQYFQSGKDLHPNHFVVSGAGSKSSHVAGGGDAIFTATGPGYSTIHYYGDGSTWLSFWRVAADGNDPIHVFRTRLHAAEQNYEPPAETGPGDPMDHPDYT; from the coding sequence GTGGCCGAGTCCGCGCATGGGTGGCAGGAAGACGCCCCCACTTCCGACCAGGAGGTGTACCGCGTGTATCTGGTCGGAGATGTCGGGGCTGTCCAGACTGACGGCACCGACCCGGTCTTGGGAACGCTCAAGAAACACTTGGAGCTCGTGGATGAGCGGGCCGCGGTCGTGTTCCTTGGTGACAATCTCTATTGCTGCGGCCTTCCCGATTCAATGGATCCCGGTCGCGCCGATGCTGAGGCTCGTTTGCGAGCGATCCTGGGGGCTGTCGACCACTTTTCCGGCCGCATCGTATTTGTCCCCGGTAACCACGACTGGAACAGCTCGAGACCGGGAGGACTGGAGTCGGTCGCACGACAAGAGAGGTATGTGGAATCCTATCTGAATCGGGGAGACACGTTTCTCCCGAGCGACGGCTATCCGGGCCCCGCAAAGGTCAAGCTGGCTGACGGCATCACGCTGCTGGCCATTGACACAGAATGGTATCTGACGGACCAGGCAAAATCCTTCGGCGACGACGGCAGGAATGATATTCGGGAGAGAGATGATTTGCTGACCGGTCTTGCGGAAGAGATTCGAGATGAGGAGGACGAGAGACTACTCATCGTCGGCCATCATCCGCTCATGTCCAACGGACAGCACGGGGGCCATGCCCGGGCTCGGGACCATCTTTTTCCGTTGACACGATTCTGGAAGAACGCGTATGTGCCGCTTCCGCTGATTGGCACGCTCGGGGTCCTGTACGTCCGCTATCTGGGAGTCAGTGAGCAGGACCTCGCACACGTACGTTACCGCCGCCTGAGCACCGCACTAAAGCGAATATTCCGCGATCATGAACGCCTGGTCTATGCAGCCGGTCACGAACACAGTCTGCAGTACTTCCAGTCTGGCAAAGATCTGCACCCAAACCATTTTGTTGTCAGTGGCGCCGGTTCGAAGAGCAGTCATGTGGCGGGTGGCGGGGACGCCATCTTCACGGCTACCGGGCCGGGCTATTCAACGATCCATTACTATGGCGACGGGTCAACGTGGCTGTCATTCTGGCGCGTGGCAGCCGATGGCAATGATCCGATTCACGTCTTCAGAACCCGCCTCCACGCTGCCGAACAGAACTACGAGCCACCAGCTGAGACAGGGCCCGGAGACCCGATGGATCACCCGGACTACAC
- a CDS encoding response regulator transcription factor, with product MNKILIVDDHPLMRKGLALTIDAEADMSVRGQAASAEEALDLIEEESPDLVIVDISLPGMSGLELVKHLQAVHPEIRILVVSRHDETLYAERAIRAGARGYIMKLQAGEVIAKAIRRVLNGGIYVSEEISERLLLGIATGRDSLTKSPLEVLSDRELEVFELTGKGHATREIAERLHLSVKTVESYRARIKNKLNLTTASELMQHAVQWVEGEGAS from the coding sequence ATGAATAAGATCCTTATTGTTGACGATCATCCCTTGATGCGTAAGGGACTTGCACTGACTATCGACGCTGAGGCGGACATGTCAGTGCGTGGACAGGCGGCCAGTGCTGAAGAAGCACTGGATCTCATCGAGGAGGAGTCGCCGGATCTGGTAATCGTCGACATCTCCCTCCCGGGAATGAGCGGGCTGGAGCTCGTAAAACACCTTCAGGCGGTTCACCCGGAGATCCGCATCCTGGTTGTGTCTCGCCACGACGAGACCCTCTACGCAGAACGCGCGATTCGTGCCGGCGCCCGCGGCTACATCATGAAGCTCCAGGCGGGGGAAGTCATCGCCAAGGCGATTCGCCGCGTGTTGAATGGGGGCATCTACGTTAGCGAAGAAATCAGCGAGCGCCTCCTGCTTGGCATTGCGACCGGTCGGGACAGCCTTACCAAGTCGCCGCTGGAAGTACTCAGCGATCGCGAGCTGGAAGTCTTTGAACTGACGGGAAAGGGTCACGCCACGCGCGAGATTGCCGAGAGGCTGCACCTGTCGGTGAAGACCGTCGAGTCGTACCGGGCGCGGATCAAGAACAAGCTGAATCTCACGACGGCGTCGGAACTGATGCAACACGCTGTGCAGTGGGTAGAGGGAGAAGGAGCCAGCTGA
- a CDS encoding MBL fold metallo-hydrolase has protein sequence MIVKYWGVRGSMPSPGKDTVRYGGNTACVSIEIGDSVVIIGAGTGIRAAGKALVRSDKKIFVMVSHLHYDHVMGFPLFGPLFQSGRVIQLVSYPSPTGPWTPLKLMDGIHWPITPAELSADVRIVDDPEALLAKHGITLTTINVNHPGGALGFKIAQGDQVFVHVPDNELDQSGEPTLRFDQMVEFCRGANVLSHDAQYLDREMPHREGWGHSLAMSTCRLAIQAGVRRLVLFHHDPDRTDDEMDRIGQMASDELEPHGIVSTIAYEGLSIDLSNPGSTSRPVIRPHDID, from the coding sequence ATGATCGTCAAGTACTGGGGTGTACGCGGCTCGATGCCGAGTCCGGGCAAAGACACGGTGCGCTACGGCGGAAACACGGCCTGCGTAAGCATTGAGATCGGAGACAGCGTCGTTATCATAGGCGCGGGCACCGGCATCCGCGCAGCGGGCAAGGCGCTCGTCCGTTCAGACAAGAAGATTTTCGTCATGGTCTCTCACCTCCACTACGACCATGTGATGGGTTTTCCTCTCTTCGGGCCGCTGTTTCAGTCGGGGAGGGTCATCCAGCTGGTGAGCTACCCGTCGCCGACAGGTCCCTGGACTCCGCTGAAGCTCATGGATGGCATTCACTGGCCGATTACGCCGGCCGAACTGTCGGCAGATGTGCGGATTGTCGACGACCCCGAAGCGCTGCTCGCCAAACACGGGATTACTCTCACGACTATCAACGTCAATCATCCGGGTGGGGCGCTCGGTTTCAAGATCGCTCAGGGCGATCAGGTATTCGTCCATGTGCCTGACAACGAGCTCGACCAGTCGGGCGAACCGACGCTCCGATTCGACCAGATGGTTGAGTTCTGTCGCGGCGCAAACGTGCTGTCGCACGACGCTCAGTACCTCGACCGCGAAATGCCGCACCGGGAAGGCTGGGGCCACAGTCTGGCGATGAGCACCTGCCGACTGGCAATCCAGGCGGGCGTCCGTCGTCTGGTTTTGTTTCATCATGACCCGGATCGCACGGATGACGAGATGGATAGAATCGGGCAGATGGCGTCCGACGAACTGGAGCCCCACGGAATCGTCAGTACCATCGCATACGAGGGCCTCTCGATCGATCTCTCTAATCCGGGATCGACCTCTCGCCCCGTCATTCGTCCTCACGACATCGACTGA
- a CDS encoding histidine phosphatase family protein: protein MMKTLLFFRHGKSDWDADYGPDHDRPLARRGRKAAKKMGRYLKSIDEVPEVVITSTAVRARTTAQLANKAGKWSVQVVETRDLYDASPSTVLDLVHGLDDDVASAMLVGHEPTWSASIRILSAGGGVQFPTAAMASIQFDVDKWSDVQPAGGRLKWLVIPRSLPDDL, encoded by the coding sequence CTGATGAAGACGCTGCTGTTCTTTCGTCATGGGAAGTCGGACTGGGATGCCGACTACGGGCCCGACCACGATCGCCCTCTTGCTCGGCGCGGTCGAAAGGCAGCAAAGAAGATGGGTCGTTATCTGAAGAGTATCGACGAGGTGCCGGAAGTTGTGATCACGTCAACGGCTGTGCGCGCGAGAACGACGGCACAACTTGCGAATAAGGCTGGCAAATGGAGCGTGCAGGTAGTGGAGACACGAGATCTCTACGATGCGTCACCGTCGACCGTACTCGACCTCGTGCATGGGCTGGATGACGACGTCGCGTCCGCTATGCTGGTTGGTCACGAGCCGACGTGGTCTGCCTCGATTCGGATTCTCAGTGCGGGGGGTGGGGTTCAGTTTCCGACCGCGGCCATGGCCAGCATTCAGTTCGATGTTGACAAATGGTCGGACGTGCAGCCTGCGGGTGGCCGTCTCAAGTGGCTGGTGATCCCCAGGTCGCTTCCGGACGACCTTTGA
- a CDS encoding PAS domain S-box protein, translating to MAMKMGGTHDRTSTRGADGNTLTELAVEHSTLGGKGQQELNILVFGKDQTARKPLHRALGERGHPVVSTDDVNAARELFDRHRSDIVFLCGLDGAAFEFSKFVRRVGGERTLIVGYMTDTDPSAARTAIEANLDETIIDRYDQDEIHVKLALMELRAKRRIRWSTLEAELRSSENRYRLLAEHATDMISRHTPDGTYTFASPASRRLLGYEPEELVGRSAYDFFHPDDKPLVRESHDGLLEIPDVVTVEYRIRKKNGDYIRLETTTQTVRNRESGEIESIIAVSRRREEDPRAHEVADRCRRELRDTQRLARIGSWYWDLETDQATLSDEVYQILGLDSKTFDLNFDSFMERVHPQDQHMVRDRIQAARKGSDSLEIYYRIVRPDGQIRTVCGRGELEKEGSGRGRFVGTVQDFTELAAVEEALLEREAQHRAILETTVDGVITISETGIIESFNSAAERIFGYEASEMVGKNVSALMPRQYAEEHDTYIRSYLETGHKRIIGIGREVIGRRKSGKTFPLELAVSEVELPGRRIFSGIIRDVSDRRQLEQQILNISEQERQRIGQDLHDGLGQMLTGIGLIMKNVSKRLGEKGLPEAEDVEEVTDLIREADEYARSLARGLIPVELDSGGLASAFQRLLLNAEKLFGLVCSFEQVGGELEIDNTIATHLYRIAQESLSNAVRHGQASQVKVILATGEGQVRLRILDNGRGFPDQIDKNHPGMGIRIMRYRARIIGATLEVRSRPEGGTVIVCTLPGAAALQANV from the coding sequence ATGGCGATGAAGATGGGCGGGACTCACGATCGAACGTCGACGCGCGGCGCTGACGGTAACACCTTGACGGAGCTGGCGGTCGAGCACTCAACTCTGGGCGGTAAAGGGCAGCAGGAACTGAACATATTGGTGTTCGGGAAGGATCAGACTGCCCGCAAGCCATTGCACAGGGCGCTGGGAGAGCGAGGTCATCCGGTGGTGTCAACGGACGACGTCAATGCCGCACGTGAATTGTTTGACCGGCACCGCTCCGACATCGTGTTTTTGTGCGGCCTCGACGGGGCCGCATTCGAGTTTTCGAAGTTCGTACGGCGAGTGGGCGGAGAGCGCACCTTGATTGTCGGCTATATGACGGACACCGATCCGTCCGCTGCTCGTACCGCGATCGAGGCGAATCTCGACGAAACGATCATTGACCGCTATGACCAGGACGAGATCCATGTAAAATTGGCGCTTATGGAGCTGCGGGCGAAGCGCCGGATCCGCTGGTCCACGCTGGAGGCTGAACTCCGGTCGAGCGAGAATCGTTACCGGCTGCTGGCGGAACATGCCACCGACATGATCAGCCGGCACACACCGGACGGCACGTATACGTTCGCATCTCCGGCGTCTCGACGCCTCCTCGGATACGAGCCTGAGGAACTGGTCGGTCGATCCGCTTACGATTTCTTCCATCCCGACGACAAGCCGTTGGTCCGCGAGAGCCACGACGGGCTGCTTGAGATTCCCGATGTCGTGACCGTGGAATACCGTATTCGAAAGAAGAACGGCGACTACATCCGCCTCGAGACCACGACCCAAACGGTTCGGAACAGGGAGTCCGGAGAAATAGAGTCGATCATCGCGGTCTCGCGAAGACGCGAGGAAGATCCCCGGGCGCACGAAGTGGCAGACCGCTGCCGCAGAGAACTCCGCGATACGCAGAGATTGGCGAGAATTGGCTCCTGGTACTGGGATCTTGAGACGGATCAGGCTACGCTGTCGGACGAGGTATATCAGATCCTGGGACTTGATTCCAAGACCTTCGATCTGAATTTCGACAGCTTCATGGAGCGAGTTCATCCCCAGGACCAGCATATGGTTCGGGATCGCATTCAGGCTGCGCGAAAGGGATCGGACTCCCTTGAAATTTACTACCGGATTGTGCGGCCCGACGGACAGATCAGAACAGTGTGCGGCAGAGGCGAACTGGAGAAAGAGGGCAGCGGTCGCGGACGATTCGTTGGCACCGTCCAGGACTTCACGGAACTCGCTGCCGTCGAAGAGGCGTTGCTCGAACGGGAGGCTCAACACCGGGCGATCCTCGAGACGACGGTCGATGGGGTCATCACGATCAGCGAGACGGGGATTATCGAATCCTTCAATAGCGCAGCCGAACGAATATTTGGCTACGAGGCATCGGAGATGGTGGGAAAGAACGTCTCAGCACTGATGCCTCGACAGTACGCAGAGGAACACGATACATACATCAGAAGCTACCTCGAAACGGGTCACAAGAGAATCATCGGAATTGGTCGCGAGGTGATCGGTCGGCGAAAGAGCGGCAAGACGTTTCCGCTGGAATTGGCCGTGAGCGAGGTTGAGTTGCCCGGTCGCAGGATCTTTTCGGGAATCATCCGGGATGTCTCGGATCGGCGTCAGCTGGAGCAGCAGATTCTGAATATCAGTGAGCAGGAGAGACAGAGGATTGGTCAGGACCTGCATGATGGTCTGGGCCAGATGCTTACCGGTATCGGTCTGATCATGAAGAATGTTTCAAAGAGACTTGGCGAAAAGGGTCTCCCCGAGGCCGAGGACGTGGAGGAAGTCACCGACCTGATACGGGAGGCGGATGAATACGCACGAAGTCTTGCTCGCGGGCTCATTCCGGTTGAACTGGACTCGGGTGGCCTTGCATCGGCCTTTCAGAGGCTTCTGTTGAACGCGGAAAAACTGTTCGGACTGGTCTGCTCGTTCGAGCAAGTTGGGGGCGAGCTCGAAATCGATAATACGATTGCGACCCACCTGTATCGGATTGCTCAGGAGTCCCTCAGCAACGCGGTGAGACACGGGCAGGCGTCGCAGGTGAAGGTCATCCTAGCCACGGGCGAGGGGCAGGTTCGGCTTAGAATCCTCGACAACGGTCGCGGCTTTCCGGATCAGATTGATAAGAATCACCCCGGGATGGGAATACGAATAATGCGGTACAGAGCTCGGATTATCGGGGCGACGCTTGAGGTCCGGAGTCGCCCGGAGGGAGGTACAGTCATCGTGTGTACCCTTCCAGGAGCTGCCGCGCTACAGGCAAACGTCTGA
- a CDS encoding GAF domain-containing protein codes for MKFSANDFPFNRVLTLDYLIDFWRTLAADESSPQNAIARAIALEVDAVPELHGTIGDLDVLQNHKDILSRLMTAVFPIAHAGMGIVAAALVPYKMSSIYSTAGLDELGILENFHQRTTVTGVPIDEEGFLRGKAAGAYMEILKAYYGLEHTAVYPLVYTHIDEESGLRKFYQIIFDTQFARPVVIGKLPDLSTAQIEVLLSSPMNLELWMELLPPENFEFHGFVVLKALDVTAQEVHSALKKDLLQKDAFASEESIDRLESRLRTLLRLPRMRLGLIALPDDDFEEMSYARRIGRSLLFSNDVMPECPQRHNSAYKAVFESTEPIVLSDLQNCEYCTALEHHLVEQSISSLMLAPLRYEGKLIGLMELASPRKGAVTKINAIQLMDVITLFATAMKRTLDEQEDRIQALMKHKYTAIHPSVEWKFRKSVFHHLARADNSRPEETEVVFDGVYPLYGLSDIRNSSTNRSTAIQSDLIEQLSLALHVVVEASSHRPLPALDGIGYRIDRFVHAADRNPTTDIEITALDFLRTEVESLFEMLSSFGPSVQEKIKTYQQALDPKLGILYRRRKEYEESVAVINDTISHFLDRKQVAAQAMFPHYFEKYKTDGVDYNIYVGNSIAEKQQFDLLYLNNLRLWQLMTTCGIVWELGGTGELRVPLETAHLILVQNIPLSIRFREDEKKFDVDGAYNVRYEIVKKRIDKAEIRGTSERLTQPGHIAIVYSQSGEAAEYRRYLDYLTAAGYLVDGSLEELNLQDLQGASGLRALRVRVAETPPDAEVIVRPDRIHDVSEAPTSGKAVA; via the coding sequence ATGAAATTCAGCGCAAACGATTTTCCCTTCAATCGAGTCCTCACGCTCGACTACCTGATCGACTTCTGGCGCACGCTCGCTGCGGACGAATCGTCGCCACAGAATGCCATCGCAAGAGCTATCGCTCTCGAGGTGGATGCAGTCCCTGAACTGCACGGTACGATTGGGGATCTGGATGTTCTCCAGAATCACAAAGACATCCTGAGTCGCCTCATGACAGCCGTCTTCCCGATTGCGCATGCGGGTATGGGTATCGTTGCGGCCGCCCTGGTTCCCTACAAGATGTCCAGTATTTACTCCACTGCAGGACTGGACGAGCTGGGGATACTCGAGAACTTCCATCAAAGAACGACGGTGACCGGCGTCCCGATTGACGAGGAGGGATTCCTTCGCGGAAAGGCGGCCGGTGCCTACATGGAGATCCTCAAAGCATACTATGGGCTGGAGCACACGGCCGTATACCCGCTGGTCTATACCCATATTGACGAGGAGTCCGGCCTCCGCAAGTTCTACCAGATCATCTTTGACACGCAATTCGCCCGTCCGGTCGTAATCGGCAAGCTACCTGATCTTTCGACCGCGCAAATCGAAGTACTGCTCTCGAGCCCGATGAACCTCGAACTCTGGATGGAATTGCTACCACCGGAGAATTTCGAGTTCCACGGGTTTGTGGTCCTAAAGGCTCTCGATGTCACAGCGCAGGAGGTCCACTCGGCGCTGAAGAAGGATCTGTTGCAGAAAGATGCGTTCGCGAGCGAAGAATCCATCGACCGCCTTGAGAGTCGGCTTCGAACGCTTCTGCGGCTTCCCCGCATGCGCCTCGGTTTGATCGCGCTGCCTGACGATGACTTTGAAGAGATGTCGTATGCCCGCAGGATCGGTCGCAGCCTGCTGTTCAGCAACGACGTGATGCCGGAATGCCCTCAGCGTCACAACTCGGCATACAAGGCAGTATTTGAAAGCACCGAGCCAATCGTACTGAGCGATCTGCAGAACTGTGAATACTGCACCGCTCTCGAGCACCATCTGGTCGAGCAGAGTATCTCCAGCCTGATGCTCGCACCGCTCCGCTATGAGGGCAAGCTGATCGGCCTCATGGAGTTGGCGTCGCCGCGAAAGGGTGCCGTAACGAAGATCAATGCCATTCAGTTGATGGACGTGATCACGCTTTTTGCGACGGCGATGAAACGCACGTTGGACGAACAGGAAGACCGCATCCAGGCGCTGATGAAGCACAAGTACACGGCAATTCACCCGTCAGTGGAGTGGAAATTCCGCAAGTCTGTCTTTCATCACCTGGCGCGTGCCGATAACAGCAGGCCAGAAGAGACAGAAGTTGTCTTCGATGGTGTCTATCCGCTCTATGGCCTGTCCGACATTCGGAACTCATCCACCAACCGATCGACTGCCATTCAGTCAGATCTGATTGAGCAGTTGAGCCTCGCGCTACACGTAGTCGTAGAGGCCAGCAGTCACCGTCCGCTTCCCGCACTCGACGGCATAGGTTACAGGATCGACAGGTTCGTTCATGCCGCTGACCGAAACCCGACGACAGATATCGAAATTACTGCTCTGGATTTTCTTCGAACTGAGGTCGAATCACTCTTCGAAATGTTGTCGTCATTCGGCCCGTCGGTGCAGGAGAAGATCAAGACCTACCAACAGGCTCTCGATCCCAAACTTGGGATTCTGTACCGTCGGCGGAAGGAGTACGAGGAGAGCGTGGCCGTCATAAACGACACCATCTCACACTTCCTCGATCGGAAGCAGGTCGCAGCCCAGGCCATGTTTCCACACTACTTCGAGAAGTACAAGACGGACGGCGTCGATTACAATATCTACGTAGGAAACTCCATTGCAGAGAAGCAGCAGTTCGATCTCCTGTACCTCAACAACCTCCGCCTGTGGCAACTCATGACCACGTGCGGAATCGTCTGGGAGCTCGGAGGTACGGGCGAGCTGCGAGTCCCGCTCGAAACCGCCCACCTGATTCTCGTTCAGAATATCCCGCTGTCCATTCGATTTCGGGAAGATGAGAAGAAGTTCGATGTCGACGGGGCGTACAATGTTAGATATGAGATTGTGAAAAAGAGAATTGACAAGGCTGAAATCCGCGGTACCAGCGAGCGCCTCACCCAACCGGGTCACATCGCGATCGTGTACAGCCAGTCGGGCGAGGCTGCGGAATACAGGCGCTACCTCGACTATCTGACAGCCGCCGGATATCTGGTCGATGGTTCCCTGGAGGAGCTGAATCTACAGGACCTGCAGGGCGCAAGCGGTTTGCGGGCACTACGGGTAAGAGTTGCGGAAACGCCGCCCGACGCGGAAGTGATCGTGCGTCCGGACCGGATTCATGACGTGTCGGAGGCGCCGACTTCAGGCAAGGCCGTGGCCTGA